The DNA segment TCTTCTCGTCTTCCCGTCTTCCTTTGCTCCGCCCCCGCGCGACCGCTGCTGTCCCCCACTTGAGCAAGTCCATGCGCGTACCCGCCCTGGTCGCCCTCGCCCTCCTCTCCGCCTGCACCATGAAGTCCTCCGAGTCAGCCGGCGACCCCGTCACGCTCGCGGTGGTGAATGCCCGCATCTGGACCGGCGACGCCAAGCGTCCCTGGGCCGACGGGATCGCGGTGCGTGGGGAGCGCATTGCGGCTGTCGGGTCGAGCGCGGAGATCCGGAAGCTGGCCAAGGACGCCGAGGTGATCGATGCGCAGGGGCAGATGCTGGTCCCGGGCTTCATCGATTCGCACGTGCACTTCATCGATGGCGGCTTCCGCCTGTCGTCGGTGCAGCTGCGCGACGCGAAGACGCCGGCCGAGTTCATCGCCCGCATCAAGGCGTTTGCCGCGACCGTGCCCAAGGGGACGTGGATCCAGGGGGGCGACTGGGATCACGAGCTGTGGGGGGGCGAACTCCCGACGCGCGCGTGGATCGACTCGGTGACGCCCGACCACCCGGTGTGGGTGAACCGGCTCGACGGGCACATGAAGCTCGCCAACTCGGCGGCGCTGGCCGCGGCCGGGATCAGCGCGGCGACGAAGGATGTGAGCGGCGGGACGATCATCCGGTTGCCTAACGGCGAGCCGGCCGGGGTCTTCAAGGACAACGCGATGGACCTCGTCGATGGCAAGGTCCCCGATCCGCCGGCGGCGCTCGAGGACCGCGCGCTCGACACGGCGATGACCTACGTGGCATCGCACGGCGTGACGTCGGTGCACAATGTGGGTTCGGCCAACGCCAAGACCGGGTCGTGGAACGATCTCGTCGTCTTCAAGCGGGCGCAGGCCGCCGGGCGGCTGCGGACGCGCATCTACAGCGCGGTCCCGCTCTCCACCTGGCAGCAGCTGCGCGACACGGTGGCCGCGCACGGACGCGGCGATGCCTGGCTCAAGATCGGTGCGCTGAAGGGATTCGTGGACGGATCGTTAGGCTCGCACACCGCAGCGATGCACGCCCCGTTCACCGACGCCCCCAACGACTCCGGCTTCTTCGTGACCTCGCCCGATTCGTTGTACGCGTGGACCTCGGGGGCCGACAAGGCGGGGCTGCACGTCTTCGTGCACGCCATCGGCGACCGCGCCATCGCCACGCAGCTCGACATCTTCGAGCGCGTGGCCAAGGAGAACGGCCCGCGCGATCGCCGCTTCCGCATCGAGCACGCCCAGCATGTCGCCCCGGCCGACTTCCCCCGCTTCGCCGCGCTCGGCGTGATTCCGTCGATGCAGCCGTACCATGCCATCGACGACGGGCGCTGGGCCGACAAGGTGATTGGTCCGGAGCGCGCCAAGGGGACGTACGCCTTCCGCTCGCTCCTCGACGCCAAGGCGACGCTGGCCTTTGGCTCCGACTGGTTCGTCGCCCCGCCGACGCCGCTCGAAGGGATCTACGCCGCCGTGACCCGGCGCACCCTCGACGACAAGCAGCCCGGCGGGTGGGTCCCCGAGCAGAAGATCTCGGTCGAGGAGGCGCTGCGCGCCTACACCGCGGGGAGTGCGTACGCCGCCTTCGACGAGCAGGAGAAGGGGACGCTCCAGGCGGGCAAGCTCGCCGACTTCGTCATCATCGACCGCGACCTGACGACGATCGCCCCCGAGACGATCCGGGAGGCCAAGGTCGTGCGCACGGTGGTGGGGGGCAAGACGGTCTACCAGAAGCCGTAGCGGGCTCCGGCGTGCGGCCGACTCGGCGCGGCGCGCCGGGCGCCGGGGGGGCGGCGGTCGGGGGTCGGGGGTCGGGGTTCTCCCAGTCCCTTCGTGGCGCCGCCCCACCTAGACTCGTCTAGTGGCGGAATGGTCCGCTGACGTTTCTTCGCACTCTGGAGACTGACGATGCTGTCCTCGCTCACGCTGGCGATGCCGCTGGTGTCGCTCGCCCTCGTTGCAGCCGTCCCGTCGCGCCCGGTGCAGCCGCGCGCCGACGCCGCCCCCGTCCGCACCGCCCCGGTTGCCGCTGACGGCTGGCGCTTTCGCTGGAAGGTCACCGTCGAGACGGACAAGAAGGACCGGACGCCGGCGTCGCCGTCGATGTCCGTGGCGCTCATCCCCGGCAAGGCCCGCATGGACTACGAGGGCGAGGCCCAGCCACAGGGGATGATGAAGAAGGGGGGCTACATGCTCCTCGATGCCGACAAGGGGACCATGACCATGGTCGACCCCAAGGAGAAGAAGGCCGTCGTCATGGATCCGTCAGCGTTAGGCAACATGATGGGGGCCATCGGCGCGAGCGGCATGGTGAAGATGGACGTGAAGGACGTGAAGGTCTCGGTGGAGAAGCTCGGCGCCGGCGACCGCCTCCTGGGGCGCGCCACCACGAAGTACCGCATCACGCGCGGCTACGTGATGACCATCTCCGTCTTCGGTCGCAAGAACAGCTCGACGCACGCGTCGGTCACCGAGGCGTGGATCGCCGACCAGTTCATCGAGGACAAGGCGTTCGAGGCCTGGGCGAAGAACTTCACGCGCGGCGTCGGCAGCGTCTCCGGCGACGCCCTCAAGAAGCTGATGGAGGCCGAACAGGCCAACCAGATCAAGGGGATCGTCCTCAAGCAGGTGCAACAGTCCACCGACACCGACGACAAGGGGAACGCGACCACGACGACCACGACCATGGAGATGACCGAGTTGGCCAAGGCGTCGCTCGATGCGTCGCTCTTCGAGGTCCCGGCCGGCTACGAGGTCACCGACATGAAGGCCCAGATGGCCGGGCTGTCGGAGGAGATGGAGAAGGCCAAGGCCGAGTGCGAGGCGAAGAACGGGAAGGGGAGTGAGAAGTGCACCATGCAGGGGGAGGCCGGCGGGGACTCGACCGCCAAGGTCACGCCCAAGGATGCCGCCAAGAAGGCGCTCCGGGGGCTCTTCAAGAAGCCGTGAGCCGCAACGATCAGGAAGGGGCGTCGCCTGTGTAGGGCGACGCCCCTATTGCGTCCACCCCCTGGCCGATGCAACATCGCGCGACCGCAGCGGCGCCGCGCGATCGGGCGTCCGGGTGGGTCCACGCGACCAGCACCACGGCACGATCATGACGCAGCAGGAGCCCTCGCCCGCGCAGGATCAGCCCGGCGCTGCGGTCGGGCCGCGTCCCGATCGGACGGACCAACTCGGCGACACGGAGGCCCACCTCCACTTCCTCGAGAGCCTGGACCGCGTGCAGCGGGCGATGCACGGGGCCAACGACCTCGAGCAGGAGATCGGCGACGTCCTCGGTGAGGTGCTGTCGATCTTCGGCAGCGACCGCGCTTGGCTCGTGTATCCGTGCGATCCGGTGTCGACGACCTGGCGCAGCGTGGTCGAGCGCACCGTGCCGGCGTTTCCCCCCGCGCTCCCGAGCGAGGTCGACATTCCGATGACGCCGGAGGTCGCCGCCGACTTCCTCCGCGCCCGGATGACGGACGGCGCCATCTGTCTCGGGCCGAATACCGAACCGCCGCTGGACGAGGGGGCATCCCGCTACGGGATCCGGTCGCAGATGACGATGGCGCTCTATCCTGCTGCCGACAGGCCGTACGTGTTCGGGATACACCAGTGCTCGGAGGGGCGCAGCTGGAACGCGCACGAGCAGCGGCTGTTCGTGGAGATCGGTCGGCGCATCTCGGATGGGCTCAACCGCCTGCTCATTCTCCGTCGCCTGCGCGCCAGCGAGGGGCGGCTCGCGGAGGCGCAGCGCATTGCCCATGTCGGCCATTGGGAGTGGGACCTCGTCACGGGCCACGTGGCCTGGTCCGACGAGACCTACCGCATCTTCGGGCACGAGCCGGGGACGATTGAGCTGACCGCGGCCGCGTGGACGGACATGATTCATCCG comes from the Gemmatimonadota bacterium genome and includes:
- a CDS encoding DUF4412 domain-containing protein — encoded protein: MLSSLTLAMPLVSLALVAAVPSRPVQPRADAAPVRTAPVAADGWRFRWKVTVETDKKDRTPASPSMSVALIPGKARMDYEGEAQPQGMMKKGGYMLLDADKGTMTMVDPKEKKAVVMDPSALGNMMGAIGASGMVKMDVKDVKVSVEKLGAGDRLLGRATTKYRITRGYVMTISVFGRKNSSTHASVTEAWIADQFIEDKAFEAWAKNFTRGVGSVSGDALKKLMEAEQANQIKGIVLKQVQQSTDTDDKGNATTTTTTMEMTELAKASLDASLFEVPAGYEVTDMKAQMAGLSEEMEKAKAECEAKNGKGSEKCTMQGEAGGDSTAKVTPKDAAKKALRGLFKKP
- a CDS encoding amidohydrolase; translated protein: MRVPALVALALLSACTMKSSESAGDPVTLAVVNARIWTGDAKRPWADGIAVRGERIAAVGSSAEIRKLAKDAEVIDAQGQMLVPGFIDSHVHFIDGGFRLSSVQLRDAKTPAEFIARIKAFAATVPKGTWIQGGDWDHELWGGELPTRAWIDSVTPDHPVWVNRLDGHMKLANSAALAAAGISAATKDVSGGTIIRLPNGEPAGVFKDNAMDLVDGKVPDPPAALEDRALDTAMTYVASHGVTSVHNVGSANAKTGSWNDLVVFKRAQAAGRLRTRIYSAVPLSTWQQLRDTVAAHGRGDAWLKIGALKGFVDGSLGSHTAAMHAPFTDAPNDSGFFVTSPDSLYAWTSGADKAGLHVFVHAIGDRAIATQLDIFERVAKENGPRDRRFRIEHAQHVAPADFPRFAALGVIPSMQPYHAIDDGRWADKVIGPERAKGTYAFRSLLDAKATLAFGSDWFVAPPTPLEGIYAAVTRRTLDDKQPGGWVPEQKISVEEALRAYTAGSAYAAFDEQEKGTLQAGKLADFVIIDRDLTTIAPETIREAKVVRTVVGGKTVYQKP